TGCCTTCCAGCGCACGCAGCACACGCGCCGCCGCCTGGGCGACTTCCCCGGTGTTCGTGTCGGCAAGATCGTGTGGCTCTGGCATACTCTCGCTCCGTGTGGGGCTAATCAAGTGACGCCATGCTAACGTGGTGAGCGGCCGATTTGAAATAACCTTTTGTTCACCGGATATATAGAAAATAGAATATGAGAATATAAGGCTTAGTTAATGCGTCGTTATGTATTAGCATCGCTCGTACTCACGCAAACCGTCTTGTTGCCATGACCAAAAACAATTCGATGACGCCGATCCGGCTCGCGATCAGCGGCGCTGGCGGTCGCATGGGCCGCACCTTGATTGAAGCATGTCAGGCCGGTGAGGGGATCGAACTTACCGCCGCCGTGGAGCATCCGGACAGCAGCCTGATCGGCGCGGATGCCGGCGAGATCGCCAGTGTCGGCAAGCTGGGCGTCGCTATTATGCCCGGCCTCGATCGCGTGCTCGCGGATTTCGATGTGGTCATCGATTTCACGCGGCCGGCCGCGACCTTGGAAAATCTGGCGGTCTGCAAGACCCACGGCAAGCGCATGGTGATTGGCACCACGGGTTTCAGCGCGGAGCAGGGCGCCCGGATCGGAGCGGCGGCGGCGGACATCGCCATCATGCTCGCGCCGAACATGAGCGCCGGGGTAAATCTATGTCTTAAACTGCTGGACACCGCCGCGCGGGTGCTGGGTGATTCGGTCGATATCGAGATCGTCGAGGCGCACCATCGCTACAAGACTGACGCGCCCTCGGGCACCGCATTGCGCATGGGCGAAGTGGTCGCTCAGGCGCTGGGCCGGAACCTGTCCGAGTGCGCGGTATATGGACGGGAAGGCCAGACCGGCACGCGGGATCGCAAATCGATTGGCTTCGAGACGATTCGCGCCGGCGATATTGTCGGCGAGCATACAGTTATGTTCG
The DNA window shown above is from Gammaproteobacteria bacterium and carries:
- the dapB gene encoding 4-hydroxy-tetrahydrodipicolinate reductase; amino-acid sequence: MTPIRLAISGAGGRMGRTLIEACQAGEGIELTAAVEHPDSSLIGADAGEIASVGKLGVAIMPGLDRVLADFDVVIDFTRPAATLENLAVCKTHGKRMVIGTTGFSAEQGARIGAAAADIAIMLAPNMSAGVNLCLKLLDTAARVLGDSVDIEIVEAHHRYKTDAPSGTALRMGEVVAQALGRNLSECAVYGREGQTGTRDRKSIGFETIRAGDIVGEHTVMFAGLGERVEITHKASSRLTFANGAVRAAVWIAGQKHGLFDMQDVLGLR